One Methylothermaceae bacteria B42 DNA window includes the following coding sequences:
- a CDS encoding serine peptidase: MFQNTKFVIKAVWIWVFWLGLSQAWAGELPDFTELVEKTSPSVVNISTTRTVESQPVPELPEGMEIPEGSPLEDLFKHFFGQQGPLGPREARSLGSGFIISSDGYIVTNHHVVKDADEIIVRMQDRRELVAKLIGTDKSSDLALLKIDAEDLPVVTMGSSRDLKVGEWVVAIGSPFGFDQSVTAGIVSAKGRSLPGDNYVPFIQTDVAINPGNSGGPLFNMDGEVVGVNSQIYSRTGGFMGLSFAIPIDVALEVVEQLKTKGHVSRGWLGVQIQDVTRELAESFGMDRPRGALIAQVLEDSPAAKAGFEVGSVIIEYNGHPIETAGALPPLVGMTPPGTEVSVKVLQDGKIKTLTVRIGQLPKEQQEGALSVHPLEPGSVKVPQFGLIVADLSPQERKRRGVKSGVIVRRVLAGAAREAGIRPGDIIVRIGDQPVTSAKALKKRAASLAKGKPIAVLVKRGDGSLFLAIKPGANKPKQ, translated from the coding sequence ATGTTTCAAAATACAAAATTCGTCATTAAGGCCGTGTGGATTTGGGTGTTTTGGCTTGGTTTGAGCCAAGCCTGGGCCGGGGAACTGCCCGACTTTACCGAGCTGGTAGAAAAAACCAGTCCATCCGTCGTTAATATCAGCACCACGAGGACGGTGGAAAGTCAGCCGGTGCCGGAACTACCAGAGGGCATGGAGATTCCTGAAGGGTCGCCTCTGGAAGATTTGTTTAAACATTTCTTTGGCCAGCAAGGTCCTCTTGGGCCACGGGAAGCGCGTTCATTGGGTTCGGGTTTTATCATTTCTTCCGATGGCTATATCGTTACCAATCACCACGTGGTCAAGGATGCCGATGAAATCATTGTCCGCATGCAAGACCGGCGCGAGCTGGTGGCCAAATTAATTGGTACGGACAAATCCAGCGACTTGGCTTTATTAAAAATTGATGCAGAAGATCTTCCCGTAGTGACCATGGGCTCATCCCGCGACTTGAAAGTAGGGGAATGGGTGGTTGCCATTGGCTCGCCGTTCGGTTTTGATCAATCGGTGACCGCGGGCATCGTCAGCGCGAAGGGCAGAAGCCTACCTGGCGATAATTACGTTCCCTTCATCCAGACCGATGTGGCCATCAATCCCGGCAACTCCGGCGGGCCTTTGTTCAATATGGATGGGGAAGTGGTTGGCGTCAACTCCCAGATTTACAGCCGCACCGGCGGGTTTATGGGGTTGTCGTTCGCTATTCCCATTGACGTGGCGCTGGAAGTGGTGGAGCAATTAAAAACCAAAGGTCATGTCAGCCGCGGCTGGCTCGGCGTACAGATTCAGGACGTGACCCGGGAATTGGCGGAGTCTTTCGGCATGGATCGGCCCCGGGGCGCGCTGATTGCGCAAGTGCTGGAGGATAGCCCCGCAGCCAAGGCCGGTTTTGAGGTGGGAAGCGTCATCATTGAGTACAACGGTCATCCCATTGAGACTGCCGGGGCTTTGCCGCCCCTGGTGGGGATGACGCCGCCTGGCACTGAAGTTTCGGTTAAAGTGCTTCAGGACGGAAAAATCAAAACATTAACGGTGCGTATCGGGCAATTGCCCAAGGAACAGCAAGAGGGAGCACTTTCGGTACATCCGCTCGAGCCGGGTTCCGTGAAAGTTCCACAATTCGGCTTGATTGTAGCGGACCTGAGTCCCCAGGAACGCAAGCGCCGGGGCGTGAAATCCGGTGTGATCGTTCGCCGGGTGTTGGCGGGTGCCGCGCGGGAAGCAGGTATTCGTCCGGGCGATATTATCGTCCGTATTGGTGATCAGCCCGTTACCAGCGCCAAGGCTTTGAAAAAGCGTGCGGCCAGTTTAGCCAAAGGCAAGCCGATTGCGGTGTTGGTGAAGCGAGGCGATGGTTCGCTGTTTTTGGCGATCAAGCCGGGCGCCAATAAACCAAAGCAATAG
- the copA gene encoding Cu+ exporting ATPase, producing MVAAVDQETHREEEHAIRLSIIGMRCAGCVKTVENALKGVSGVKAVNVNFADHSAVVEGEADPEVLRAALQEVGYDAAVMESFEDLEAQEEMEEERYRSLLRKSAVAAAWGVPLMIGGWLDWWPAIGTPAGTDFWAIVSLITFGVMYYSGGHFFSGAVKSLRGGSANMDTLIAMGTGSAWLYSTIVVDYANVLPPEATHPYFEAAVIIIAFVTLGGALETRARGKASSAIRKLIGLQPRTARVVRNGKEIDVPIEQVGVDEILRVRPGEKIPVDGVIIEGHSSVDESMITGESIPVEKTIGDEVIGGTLNQRGTFLMKATRIGKDTVLAHIIDSVRQAQSSKPEIGRMVDQIAAVFVPVVVGIAVFTFFVWWAFGPEPSLGYAFVTSMTVLVIACPCALGLATPISIMVAVGRAAQSGILIRNGDAFQTAGQVTTIVLDKTGTVTEGKPKVTAVDPSSGWTEDLVLQLAASVEAGSEHPLAGAIVAEAAERGYELRPVAGFESVTGKGVRAKLDGQRVLFGNAALMESEGIDCSDIIKLLDHYANQGQTPMILAVEKKVAGIIAVADTIKPDSKEAIRQLKAMGVKVWMVTGDNEKTARAIAKEAGIDEVRAQVLPEDKAKVVKELQAKGEVVAMVGDGINDAPALAQANVGFAIGTGTDIAIESGDIVIMQGSLLKVPETMKLSRATVRNIKQNLLGAFIYNISAIPVAAGLLYPFFGILLNPMIAGAAMALSSVTVVTNANRLRYIKLG from the coding sequence ATGGTGGCAGCAGTCGATCAAGAAACCCACCGGGAAGAAGAACACGCCATTCGCCTGTCGATTATCGGCATGCGTTGCGCCGGTTGCGTGAAGACCGTGGAAAATGCGCTTAAAGGGGTGTCCGGGGTCAAGGCAGTCAATGTCAATTTTGCCGATCACTCGGCAGTCGTGGAAGGCGAAGCTGACCCTGAAGTTTTGCGCGCCGCCTTGCAAGAGGTGGGGTATGACGCCGCCGTGATGGAGAGCTTTGAGGATCTGGAAGCGCAGGAAGAAATGGAAGAGGAACGCTACCGTTCCTTGCTGCGCAAATCCGCGGTTGCGGCCGCCTGGGGCGTGCCTTTGATGATCGGCGGCTGGCTTGATTGGTGGCCGGCCATCGGCACCCCGGCGGGGACGGATTTCTGGGCCATTGTGTCTTTAATTACCTTTGGCGTTATGTATTACTCCGGCGGGCATTTTTTCAGTGGCGCGGTGAAAAGCCTGCGCGGCGGTTCCGCCAACATGGATACCCTGATCGCCATGGGTACCGGTTCGGCCTGGCTCTATTCCACCATTGTGGTGGATTATGCCAATGTCTTGCCGCCGGAGGCGACCCACCCCTATTTTGAAGCAGCCGTCATTATCATTGCCTTTGTGACCTTGGGTGGGGCGCTGGAAACCCGCGCCCGGGGCAAGGCTTCATCAGCAATACGCAAATTGATCGGTCTGCAGCCCCGAACTGCCCGCGTGGTGCGTAATGGCAAGGAAATTGATGTTCCCATTGAGCAAGTCGGTGTCGATGAGATTCTTAGGGTACGGCCGGGAGAAAAGATTCCTGTGGACGGCGTCATCATTGAAGGCCATTCCAGCGTCGATGAATCCATGATTACCGGGGAATCGATTCCCGTGGAAAAAACCATTGGCGATGAGGTGATTGGCGGCACCTTGAACCAGCGCGGCACTTTCTTGATGAAAGCTACCCGTATTGGTAAAGATACGGTATTGGCCCATATCATCGATTCTGTCCGTCAGGCGCAAAGCAGCAAGCCTGAAATCGGCCGGATGGTGGACCAAATCGCCGCTGTTTTTGTACCCGTAGTGGTAGGAATCGCGGTGTTCACCTTTTTTGTGTGGTGGGCATTCGGCCCAGAGCCTTCGCTGGGATACGCTTTTGTCACTTCCATGACGGTGCTTGTTATCGCCTGCCCCTGTGCCTTGGGATTGGCGACGCCTATTTCCATTATGGTAGCGGTTGGCCGGGCCGCGCAAAGCGGCATTTTGATCCGCAATGGCGATGCCTTCCAGACCGCCGGCCAAGTGACGACTATTGTGTTGGATAAAACCGGCACTGTCACCGAAGGCAAGCCTAAAGTGACTGCCGTCGACCCATCATCCGGCTGGACGGAAGACCTGGTCTTGCAATTGGCCGCCAGCGTCGAGGCCGGTTCCGAACATCCCCTCGCCGGGGCCATTGTTGCCGAGGCTGCGGAACGAGGTTACGAACTGCGGCCTGTTGCGGGCTTTGAATCTGTCACCGGTAAGGGGGTGCGGGCCAAACTGGATGGTCAGCGGGTGTTGTTCGGGAACGCGGCATTGATGGAATCTGAAGGCATCGATTGCAGCGATATCATCAAACTACTCGACCACTACGCCAATCAAGGCCAAACCCCGATGATTCTGGCGGTGGAAAAGAAAGTGGCCGGCATCATTGCTGTCGCCGATACCATCAAACCCGATTCCAAGGAAGCCATCCGTCAATTGAAGGCAATGGGTGTCAAAGTTTGGATGGTAACGGGAGACAACGAGAAGACCGCCCGTGCCATCGCCAAGGAAGCCGGTATTGATGAAGTCCGCGCGCAAGTGCTGCCCGAGGATAAGGCCAAAGTCGTCAAGGAACTGCAAGCCAAAGGAGAAGTTGTGGCGATGGTGGGTGATGGCATTAACGATGCCCCGGCCCTGGCGCAAGCCAACGTCGGTTTTGCCATTGGCACGGGAACGGATATCGCCATTGAAAGCGGTGATATCGTCATTATGCAAGGTTCCTTGTTGAAGGTGCCGGAAACCATGAAGCTATCGCGGGCCACGGTGCGCAATATCAAGCAAAATCTGCTGGGCGCGTTTATTTACAACATTTCCGCCATACCGGTGGCTGCCGGGTTGCTATATCCCTTCTTCGGCATCCTGCTCAACCCGATGATCGCCGGCGCGGCCATGGCCTTGTCGTCTGTCACCGTGGTAACCAACGCCAACCGCTTGCGGTATATCAAATTGGGCTAG
- a CDS encoding tRNA dihydrouridine synthase DusA, whose protein sequence is MLDWTDRHFRYFLRMISYHTLLYSEMITTQAIMYGDRERLLAFNPEEKPLALQLGGSCPKSLAQCAAITEAWGYDEVNLNVGCPSDRVRKGRFGACLMKEPSLVAECVAAMKAKTRLPVTVKCRIGVDDRDSYEALANFIETVALAGCTTFVVHARKAWLTGLSPKDNRTIPPLRYDLVFRLKQDFPELTFIFNGGIVDLQQALSLLSSVDGVMIGRAAYHNPYLLSQADWLFFQDNHPIPTREQILESYMPYVEARLSEGIRLHSMLRHLSGLYHGQPGARLWRRHLSEQGNRPGAGSEVLKSWLAKRTAMVETADV, encoded by the coding sequence ATGTTAGATTGGACTGACCGTCATTTCAGATATTTCTTACGGATGATCAGCTATCATACATTGCTCTACAGTGAAATGATTACCACCCAGGCAATAATGTATGGTGACCGCGAACGGCTGCTGGCGTTCAACCCGGAAGAAAAGCCATTGGCCTTGCAATTGGGAGGGAGTTGTCCAAAGTCACTGGCCCAGTGTGCGGCCATAACCGAAGCGTGGGGATATGATGAGGTGAATTTGAACGTGGGCTGTCCCAGTGACCGGGTGCGAAAAGGCAGGTTTGGCGCTTGTCTGATGAAGGAACCGTCATTGGTGGCCGAATGTGTCGCTGCCATGAAAGCCAAAACCAGGTTGCCGGTTACGGTCAAGTGCCGGATAGGCGTGGATGACAGGGATAGCTATGAAGCGCTGGCGAATTTCATCGAAACCGTTGCCTTGGCGGGGTGTACGACATTTGTTGTGCATGCCCGCAAAGCATGGCTGACGGGGCTATCGCCCAAGGACAATCGTACTATTCCCCCTTTGCGTTATGACCTTGTTTTCCGATTGAAACAGGATTTTCCTGAGTTAACATTCATTTTCAACGGCGGCATTGTTGATTTGCAACAAGCCTTATCCCTGTTGTCAAGCGTTGACGGCGTCATGATAGGCCGGGCTGCCTATCATAATCCTTATCTATTAAGCCAGGCGGATTGGCTTTTTTTTCAAGACAATCACCCGATTCCCACCCGGGAGCAAATATTGGAAAGCTATATGCCTTATGTAGAAGCGCGATTGAGCGAAGGCATTCGTCTTCATAGCATGCTTCGTCATCTTTCCGGGTTGTATCATGGCCAACCCGGGGCGCGTCTTTGGCGCCGGCATCTAAGCGAACAGGGGAACCGGCCCGGGGCGGGCTCTGAAGTTTTAAAATCCTGGTTGGCGAAAAGGACCGCCATGGTTGAGACGGCCGATGTTTGA
- a CDS encoding S26 family signal peptidase encodes MDFDFEFFLLLGTVVSGLIWGGYLFWTRGAEKKEEEKEPVIVEYARSFFPILFIVLVLRSFLVEPFRIPSGSMMPTLLVGDFILVNKFVYGIRLPVAHTKVVDIDEPQRGDIVVFRYPNNPAVDYIKRVVGLPGDKIAYYNKKLYINGEPVTLTPMGHFTGAGQNQRYNGALVFKEKLGEVEHQILIMEGQPSVEGEFVVPTGHYFVMGDNRDNSNDSRYWGPVPEENLVGKAFLIWMHWDPSSPGVALERIGTLLH; translated from the coding sequence ATGGATTTCGATTTTGAATTTTTTTTGCTACTCGGCACCGTGGTGTCGGGTTTGATCTGGGGGGGGTATCTTTTCTGGACGAGAGGGGCGGAGAAAAAAGAAGAAGAGAAAGAGCCGGTCATCGTCGAATATGCCCGTTCGTTTTTTCCCATTTTATTTATTGTTCTCGTGCTTCGCTCTTTTTTGGTGGAGCCTTTTCGGATTCCTTCCGGATCGATGATGCCCACCCTGTTGGTGGGCGATTTTATTTTGGTCAATAAGTTTGTCTATGGTATTCGTTTGCCGGTGGCCCATACCAAAGTGGTGGACATAGACGAACCGCAGCGGGGTGATATTGTGGTTTTCCGCTACCCCAACAATCCCGCCGTTGATTACATCAAGCGAGTGGTGGGCCTGCCCGGAGATAAAATTGCCTACTATAATAAGAAGTTATACATCAATGGCGAGCCTGTGACATTGACGCCCATGGGCCATTTTACCGGGGCCGGGCAAAATCAGCGTTATAACGGGGCTTTGGTGTTTAAGGAAAAGCTGGGGGAGGTAGAGCATCAGATCTTAATCATGGAAGGCCAGCCGAGTGTCGAAGGTGAATTTGTGGTTCCCACGGGACATTATTTTGTCATGGGTGATAACCGTGACAATAGTAATGACAGTCGCTATTGGGGGCCGGTGCCGGAAGAAAATCTAGTAGGGAAGGCCTTTCTGATCTGGATGCATTGGGATCCCAGTAGTCCCGGTGTGGCTTTAGAGCGCATTGGGACATTGTTGCACTGA
- a CDS encoding pyridoxine 5'-phosphate synthase (involved in the de novo synthesis of pyridoxine (Vitamin B6)) gives MKPETILLGVNIDHIATLRQVRGTAFPEPVQAALLAEQAGADGITAHLREDRRHIQDRDIRLLRQMIHTRLNLEMAVTDEMVALACEVRPDACCLVPEKRQELTTEGGLEVAGQLDRVAEACRQLRESGIEVSLFIDPDKAQIEAAAEAGAPVIELHTGSYADAPTPEARQEELKKIQQAAWFAYGLGLQVNAGHGLHYHNVEAIARIPEIVELNIGHSIIARALFSGMQEAVREMKRLMKTARLEALTSSV, from the coding sequence ATGAAACCTGAGACCATTTTGCTAGGCGTCAATATCGATCACATCGCAACATTGCGCCAGGTTCGGGGAACCGCTTTTCCCGAACCGGTTCAAGCCGCCTTGCTGGCGGAACAAGCGGGTGCCGATGGCATTACCGCCCACTTGCGCGAAGACCGCCGTCATATACAAGATCGGGATATTCGCCTGCTCAGGCAAATGATTCATACCCGTTTGAATCTGGAAATGGCGGTCACCGATGAAATGGTCGCCTTGGCCTGTGAAGTGCGTCCGGATGCTTGTTGCCTGGTGCCCGAAAAACGCCAGGAGTTGACCACCGAAGGCGGGCTTGAGGTGGCAGGGCAATTGGATCGGGTGGCGGAGGCTTGCCGGCAATTGAGGGAATCGGGCATTGAAGTCTCATTATTTATCGATCCCGATAAAGCCCAGATTGAAGCGGCGGCCGAAGCGGGTGCGCCGGTCATTGAGCTCCATACCGGAAGCTATGCCGACGCGCCTACACCTGAAGCCCGCCAAGAAGAACTCAAAAAAATCCAACAGGCCGCATGGTTTGCCTACGGTTTGGGGTTGCAAGTCAATGCTGGTCATGGACTGCATTATCATAATGTGGAAGCCATTGCCCGGATCCCGGAAATTGTAGAACTGAACATCGGTCATTCGATTATCGCCCGTGCGCTCTTTTCCGGAATGCAAGAAGCTGTCCGGGAAATGAAGCGGTTGATGAAAACGGCAAGACTGGAAGCATTGACCTCGTCGGTTTGA
- a CDS encoding elongation factor 4: protein MTDLKNIRNFSIIAHIDHGKSTLADRFIQICGGLADREMAEQVLDSMDLERERGITIKAQSVTLYYTAEDGETYQLNFIDTPGHVDFSYEVSRSLAACEGALLVVDAAQGVEAQTVANCYTAIEQGLEVLPVLNKVDLPSAEPERVKHEIEEIIGIPADEALEISAKTGQGVKDVLEQIVAKVPPPEGDVEAPLQALIIDSWFDNYLGVVSLVRVVNGTLTKKQKITVMSTGKSYQADQVGVFNPKRQQKDALHAGEVGFVVAGIKDIFGAPVGDTITGTDRPCAEPLPGFQQVRPRVFAGLYPVSSENYEDLREALNKLRLNDAALQFEPETSQALGFGFRCGFLGMLHMEIVQERLEREYDLDLITTAPTVVYEVLTTKGEVLSVDNPADLPPANEIQEIREPIIEANILVPHDYLGGVIGLCIEKRGVQKNMQYLGSQVALTFELPLSEVVLDFFDRLKSVSRGFASFDYEFKRFQAAPMVKLDILINGERVDALSLIVHRDLAEVRGRELVERMKELIPRQMFEVAIQAAIGSKIIARSTVKALRKNVTAKCYGGDITRKKKLLEKQKAGKKRMKQVGKVEIPQEAFLAVLKVKQES from the coding sequence GTGACAGATCTAAAAAATATACGAAATTTCTCTATCATCGCCCATATTGACCACGGCAAGTCTACCTTGGCCGATCGCTTCATTCAGATCTGCGGCGGCTTGGCTGACAGGGAGATGGCGGAGCAAGTGCTCGATTCCATGGATCTTGAGCGGGAAAGGGGCATTACCATCAAGGCGCAAAGCGTGACGCTATACTATACCGCCGAGGATGGCGAGACCTATCAGCTCAATTTTATCGATACCCCAGGTCATGTGGATTTTTCCTACGAAGTTTCCCGTTCCCTGGCAGCATGCGAGGGTGCGCTATTGGTGGTGGATGCCGCGCAGGGGGTGGAAGCGCAAACCGTCGCCAATTGCTATACCGCCATTGAACAGGGACTGGAAGTGCTCCCTGTGCTGAATAAGGTGGATTTGCCCTCGGCCGAGCCCGAGCGGGTCAAGCACGAGATTGAGGAAATTATTGGCATTCCGGCCGATGAGGCACTGGAGATCAGCGCTAAAACCGGCCAAGGGGTAAAAGACGTTCTGGAACAGATTGTCGCCAAGGTTCCCCCGCCGGAAGGCGATGTGGAAGCGCCGTTGCAAGCGTTGATTATCGATTCGTGGTTCGATAATTATCTCGGTGTCGTCTCCTTGGTGCGGGTTGTCAACGGTACTTTGACAAAAAAACAAAAAATCACCGTCATGTCCACGGGAAAAAGCTATCAGGCCGACCAAGTGGGGGTATTCAATCCCAAGCGCCAACAAAAAGACGCGCTCCATGCCGGAGAAGTGGGCTTTGTGGTGGCGGGAATCAAGGATATTTTCGGCGCGCCCGTGGGGGATACCATCACCGGGACCGATCGTCCCTGCGCCGAACCATTGCCAGGTTTTCAGCAGGTCCGGCCGCGGGTATTTGCAGGATTATATCCGGTCAGTTCGGAAAATTACGAAGATTTGCGCGAAGCCCTCAACAAACTGCGCCTCAATGACGCCGCCCTTCAATTCGAGCCAGAGACTTCCCAGGCTTTGGGCTTTGGTTTTCGTTGCGGTTTTCTGGGGATGCTGCACATGGAAATTGTGCAAGAACGGCTGGAACGGGAATACGACTTGGATCTGATTACCACGGCGCCAACGGTGGTATATGAGGTCCTGACCACCAAAGGTGAAGTGCTGTCAGTGGATAATCCGGCGGATTTGCCACCCGCTAATGAAATCCAGGAAATCCGCGAGCCCATTATCGAAGCTAATATTTTGGTGCCCCACGATTATCTTGGAGGCGTGATTGGCCTGTGTATTGAAAAACGGGGTGTCCAGAAAAACATGCAATACCTGGGCAGCCAAGTGGCACTGACCTTTGAGTTACCCTTGAGCGAGGTGGTGCTGGATTTCTTTGACCGGTTGAAGTCAGTGAGCCGGGGCTTTGCTTCTTTTGATTACGAATTCAAGCGGTTTCAGGCCGCGCCCATGGTTAAACTGGATATTTTGATCAATGGCGAGCGGGTGGATGCCCTTTCTTTAATCGTCCACCGGGATTTGGCGGAAGTGCGCGGCCGCGAATTAGTCGAAAGAATGAAAGAATTGATTCCCCGGCAAATGTTTGAAGTGGCGATACAAGCGGCGATAGGCTCAAAGATAATCGCCCGCTCTACGGTGAAGGCGTTGCGTAAAAATGTTACCGCCAAGTGTTATGGTGGCGATATTACCCGGAAAAAGAAATTGCTGGAAAAGCAAAAAGCGGGTAAAAAGCGCATGAAGCAGGTGGGTAAGGTGGAAATTCCTCAAGAGGCGTTTCTTGCTGTCCTGAAAGTAAAACAAGAATCCTGA
- a CDS encoding GTPase Era has product MKTGYVAIIGRPNVGKSTLLNQLIGQKLSIISRKPQTTRHRILGIKTTDDAQILYLDTPGIHQSDSKALNRYLNKTASTALVGVDVIVWVIDNKGFDKDDSLILEKLKSINIPVILVINKVDKVRDKALLLPLIQEARYRFSFEVIIPVSALRGTNVQALEKAIIGLLPEGMPMYPEYQITDKPERFFAAEIIREKLLYYLGDEVPHRLTVEIEQFKNEGELTRIYAVIWVEREGQKRIVIGDKGSLLKKAGQKARLELEDFLGRRVYLNLWVKVKKGWSDDERMLQRLGYAE; this is encoded by the coding sequence ATGAAAACTGGATATGTCGCCATCATTGGCCGGCCCAATGTGGGCAAATCCACTTTGCTCAATCAGTTGATTGGCCAGAAACTCAGCATCATCTCCCGCAAACCTCAAACCACCCGGCACAGGATCCTAGGGATTAAAACCACCGATGACGCCCAAATTCTTTATTTGGACACCCCAGGGATTCATCAAAGCGATTCCAAGGCGTTGAATCGTTATTTGAATAAAACCGCCAGCACCGCTTTGGTGGGTGTGGATGTCATTGTCTGGGTGATTGATAACAAGGGTTTCGATAAAGATGACAGTTTGATTTTGGAAAAGCTCAAATCCATCAATATTCCGGTCATTCTGGTCATCAATAAAGTCGATAAGGTAAGAGACAAAGCCTTATTGCTGCCGCTCATACAGGAAGCGAGATACCGTTTCTCCTTTGAAGTCATTATTCCTGTTTCCGCCCTAAGGGGTACGAATGTCCAGGCCTTGGAAAAGGCCATTATTGGCTTGCTCCCCGAAGGAATGCCCATGTATCCCGAATACCAGATTACCGACAAACCGGAACGGTTTTTTGCCGCCGAAATTATCCGTGAAAAATTGCTCTATTACCTGGGCGATGAAGTTCCCCACCGGTTGACGGTGGAGATCGAGCAGTTCAAAAATGAAGGGGAACTGACGCGCATCTATGCCGTAATCTGGGTGGAGCGGGAAGGGCAAAAGCGGATTGTAATTGGTGATAAGGGGAGCTTGCTGAAAAAGGCTGGTCAAAAAGCCCGCCTGGAACTGGAGGATTTTCTCGGTAGGCGTGTGTATCTCAATCTTTGGGTCAAGGTTAAAAAAGGCTGGTCCGATGATGAGCGAATGCTGCAAAGGTTGGGCTATGCTGAATGA
- a CDS encoding L-aspartate oxidase (catalyzes the formation of oxaloacetate from L-aspartate), which yields MSESLNYDLLIIGSGAAGLSLALRIADIARVAVLSKTQLQECSTFYAQGGISAVLDANDSLEAHIEDTLDAGAGLCNPDIVRLVVSQGKDCIEWLLRQGVAFTEVESENGEKHLHLTREGGHSHRRIVHAADATGKALETSLLAQAKAHSNIDLFEFHNAIDLITANKLKMSPQRVLGAYVLDRERQKVKLFRARAVVLATGGAAKVYLYTSNPDTATGDGLAMAWRAGCRVANMEFMQFHPTCLYHPEARSFLISEALRGEGGKLLLPNGERFMQRFDPREELAPRDIVARAIDHEIKRLGVDCLYLDISHKGADFIKNHFPTIYEKCLQYNIDITQQPIPIVPAAHYTCGGVMTDARARTDIPGLYAVGETACTGLHGANRMASNSLLECLVFAKQAADDLRRQLPELPPPPQLPPWDESQVTDSDEEVVVSHNWDEIRRFMWDYVGIVRTNKRLQRALRRTEMLKQEIAEYYGNFRVTSDLLELRNLIIAAELIVRSAMARKESRGLHYTLDYPHPDNSKPPANTILTPGQN from the coding sequence ATGAGTGAATCTCTCAATTATGACCTGCTTATCATCGGCAGCGGTGCCGCAGGCTTGAGTCTTGCCCTGAGAATCGCCGATATTGCGCGAGTTGCCGTGCTTTCCAAAACGCAACTGCAAGAGTGCAGCACTTTTTACGCCCAAGGCGGGATTTCTGCGGTTCTGGACGCCAATGACTCCCTGGAAGCCCATATCGAAGATACCCTGGACGCCGGCGCCGGGTTATGCAATCCAGACATCGTCCGGTTGGTGGTTTCCCAAGGGAAGGATTGTATCGAATGGCTGCTGCGTCAAGGCGTCGCCTTCACTGAGGTGGAATCAGAAAACGGAGAAAAACACTTGCATTTGACGCGGGAAGGAGGACACAGCCACCGCCGCATTGTCCACGCTGCTGATGCCACCGGAAAAGCCTTGGAAACCTCATTGCTAGCCCAGGCCAAGGCACATAGCAATATCGACTTGTTTGAATTTCACAACGCCATTGACCTGATCACTGCCAACAAATTAAAAATGTCTCCTCAACGGGTGCTAGGGGCCTATGTCCTCGACCGGGAAAGGCAAAAGGTTAAATTATTCCGCGCCCGGGCCGTGGTACTCGCCACCGGCGGCGCCGCCAAAGTTTATTTGTACACCAGCAATCCCGACACCGCCACCGGTGACGGCCTCGCAATGGCTTGGCGGGCGGGTTGCCGGGTGGCCAACATGGAATTCATGCAATTCCACCCCACCTGCCTGTACCACCCCGAAGCCCGGTCATTCTTGATTTCCGAGGCACTGAGAGGCGAAGGCGGAAAACTGCTGCTGCCCAATGGCGAACGCTTCATGCAGCGCTTCGATCCACGGGAAGAACTGGCCCCCCGGGATATTGTCGCCCGCGCCATCGACCATGAAATCAAGCGGCTGGGGGTGGATTGTTTGTACCTCGACATTTCCCACAAGGGCGCGGATTTTATCAAAAACCATTTCCCCACCATTTACGAAAAATGCCTGCAATACAATATCGACATCACCCAGCAGCCGATTCCAATTGTACCTGCCGCCCATTACACCTGTGGCGGTGTCATGACAGACGCCCGCGCCCGCACTGATATTCCGGGGCTTTATGCGGTCGGGGAAACCGCTTGCACGGGCCTTCATGGCGCCAATCGCATGGCCAGCAATTCCTTGCTGGAATGCTTGGTTTTTGCCAAACAGGCAGCGGATGATTTACGCCGGCAACTGCCGGAATTACCCCCGCCACCTCAATTGCCCCCCTGGGATGAATCTCAGGTGACCGATTCGGACGAAGAAGTTGTCGTCAGCCACAACTGGGACGAAATCCGCCGCTTCATGTGGGATTACGTCGGCATTGTCCGCACCAATAAACGCCTGCAAAGGGCATTGCGGCGAACTGAAATGCTGAAACAGGAAATTGCTGAATATTATGGGAATTTCCGGGTCACCAGCGACCTGCTGGAACTGCGCAACCTCATCATTGCCGCCGAATTGATCGTGCGTAGCGCCATGGCCCGCAAGGAAAGCCGGGGGTTGCATTACACCCTTGATTATCCCCACCCGGACAACAGCAAGCCGCCCGCAAATACGA